The genomic segment TTTCAACAGCCGTAAGATTGGAAAAATTACCTTCCTCAATCTTAGAAATATACTGCTGTGTTACATTCAGTTTTTTCGCAAGTTGAGCCTGGGACAGTTTGTGTTTATTGCGATATTCAATAATTTTTTGAACAACCTTCACCTTTTGTTTGGTAAGTTCACAGCGCAATGCCAAGCCTGGATCTTTTTTAATTTTGTCTTTGATGTAGTCATCAACTTTTTTCATTTCGCTC from the Candidatus Omnitrophota bacterium genome contains:
- a CDS encoding helix-turn-helix domain-containing protein, which encodes MKKVDDYIKDKIKKDPGLALRCELTKQKVKVVQKIIEYRNKHKLSQAQLAKKLNVTQQYISKIEEGNFSNLTAVENLLYRIGYKLQLEVVKIQKKKEAAHTSFFAQVA